In Planctomycetota bacterium, the genomic window GCGAGGTCACCGCGGGATTGAACGGAGCCAATCGTCTGGGCGGCAATTCGCTTTCCGATCTCATCGTCTTTGGAAAATTGGCGGGCGAGCATGCCGCCAAGTTCGTCAAGAGCAACGCCGCCGTGGAAGTGGATCCGGCCCAAGTCGAGGCGAAGACCCGCGCCATCGAGGCGCCCTTCGAGCGTCCCAACGGCGAAAATCCCTACGCCATTCAGCAGGACCTTCAGAACACGATGCAGGATCTCGTGGGCATTGTGCGGACGCAGAAGGAAATGGAGTCGGCGCTGGTTAAGCTCGACCAGTTCAAGGCGCGCTTGAAGAATGTCGGCGTGAGTGGGCATCGCGAGTACAACCCCGGGTGGCACACCGCGATTGATCTGCCCTGCATGCTCACGGTTTCGGAATCCATAACCCGTTCAGCCCTGGAGCGCAAGGAAAGCCGCGGCGCCCAGTTCCGCGAGGACTATCCGGACAAGAGCGCGGAATGCGGCACCTTCAATCTCGTCGCCAAAAAGGCGCCCGACGGATCGATGCAGGTTTCGCGCCGCCCCGTCGTGCCCATGCGAAGCGATCTCAAGGCCGTCATCGAGAAGATGAAATAAGGTTCACCGATGTCCACTCCACCCACCACCGCCAAGCCCATGGACCCCTCGCGACGGGTGCAGTTCCGGATCTGGCGCGGCGACAAGAATGGCGGCGCTTTCCAGAACTACGAGATGAATGTCTCCGAGGGCATGGTGGTGCTCGATTGCGTGCATCGCATCCAGGCTGAGCAGGCCCCCGACCTCGCCTGCCGCTGGAATTGCAAGGCCGGCAAGTGCGGCTCCTGCTCGGCGGAGATCAACGGCAAGCCCTGCCTGATGTGCATGACGCGCATGGACACGCTGCCGCCGGACCAGGTCGTCACCGTCGAGCCGATGCGATCGTTCCCCTCCATCCGCGATCTGGTCACCGACGTCAGCTGGAACTTCCGCGTCAAGAAGAAGATCAAGCCCTTCAAGCCGCGCAAGCCCGACAACGCCGACGGATCGTGGACCATGTTCCAGGAGGACATCGACCGCGTGCAGGAGTTCCGCAAGTGCATCGAGTGCTTCCTCTGCCAGGATGTCTGCCACGTGGTGCGCGACCACCACAAGGAAGAGGAGTTCATCGGGCCGCGCTTCCTGATGTACACCGCGGCGCTGGAGATGCATCCGCTGGACACCGAGGATCGCCTGGCGGATCTGAAGGACCGCGACGGCATCGGCTACTGCAACATCACCAAGTGCTGCACCAAGGTCTGTCCTGAGCACATCGGCATCACCGACAACGCCATCATTCCCATGAAGGAGCGGGTGGTGGACCAGTTCTACGATCCGTTGACGCGGCTCTTCCGCATGTTCAAGGGAAAGTAAGTTCGCACACGACGATCACGGCGCCCTCTGCGCCCGCAACTTCAACGAACCCGTGGGAGACTAGCGTCTGGCCGACGTGGATCACCTTCAATGTCGGCTCCTGCCGTGCATTGATCGCGGCGCTTCCATGGGCGGCGTGAACCAGGACCACCGGTCCATCGGCGACCCGCGATCCTTCGCGCAGCACCTCCATAGTGCCGCGCCAGCGATCGCGTTGCACCATCAAGTTGACATCGCGCACGCCCGCGCCGGTGGGAACGCCGACCACATCCTCTTCGCCGGCGAAGGCGAGCGCGGCTCCGGCGCCGGGAACGACCTGCGGCGTGCCGACGCGCTCGATCGTCAATCCCTCACCGTGCAGGCGCCCGATCAACCGGTCGACGCCGGGGAAATGCGAGAAGGCCGCCCGCTCCGGCACCTCGGCGATCGAGAGCCGCCAGGTCCATTCGCCGCCCGCGGATTCCGCGTCGCTGGCGATTTCCAGCGTGCTGCCCCGGCCGTTCTTCCAGGCGACGCGGCGGGAACTCGAAGCGGGAAGAATCGGCACCGCTCCAAGATACGCAATCGCTCGGTGTCCCGGCCGTGCCGGCGAGGCTAAGATCGCGCCCATGTCCGACCTTGAAAACCTCTTCAAGAACAACCGCACGTGGGCCGCGAACATGGAGCGCGAGCGGCCGGGATTCTTCACCGGCCTCACGGCGCAGCAGAACCCCAAGTACCTCTGGATCGGCTGCTCCGACAGCCGCGTTCCCGCCAACGAGATCATCGGCCTCCTCCCCGGCGAGGTCTTCGTCCACCGCAACGTGGCGAACCTGGTCGTGCACAGCGACCTCAACTGCCTTTCGGTGCTCGACTTCGCGGTGCGGGTGCTGCAGGTCGAGCACATCATCGTCTGCGGGCACTACGGCTGCGGCGGCGTGTTCGCCTCCATGTCGCCCCCCGAAGGCAGCATCGTCGACCACTGGATCCGGCACGTGCGCGACATCGCCAAGTTCTTCCGCGAGGAGATCGAGCAGGAGCCGACCCAGGACGCCCAGTACCGAAAGCTGTGCGAGCTGAACGTCGCGGTGCAGGTCACGCACGTGCGCGAGTCGCCGGTGATGAAGACCGCGGGGAGTCGCGGGGTCAAGGTGCACGGCTGGATCTACGACGTTTCCGACGGCCTGCTGCGCGACCTGAAGCCCACGGTGGATTCCGTGGGGACCTATCTGGACATGTGAGAGCCTCGTCGTGCCCGCCGCCTTCGCCGACAAGATTCAGATGCAGAACCGCCTCTTCGCGGAGCTCTCCGCCATGTTTGGCCGCGAGGTGCCGCTCTACGACCGAAGCCTGGCGGTGAACCGGGAGTGCAACGCCACGGTGGGCGCGCTGCTGGCACGGCGGCACCCGGGATTCGCTCTCTCCCCGGAGCAGATGAGCAAGACCAGCGGCGAGCGGCATGGCGCCATCCGCATCGGCCGCCCCGACGAGCTCCGCTGGATCACCCGCTTCTTCGCCGCCTTCGCGATGGAGCCCCACAATTTCTACGACATGACCAATCTCGGCGCCAAGAGCCAGCCCATCCTGGCGACGGCATTCCGCTCGCCGGCCCGGCCGGAACACCGAGTCTTCACCTCGCTGCTCATGACGGATTTGTTCGACGATGCGACCCGGGAACGGATCGAGTCGCTGCTCTCAACGCGCAACGTTTTCTCGCAGCGCGCCAAGGATCTCGTCGAGAGGAACGAGCGCCAAGGCGGCCTGTCCGAAGCAGACGGCGACGCCCTGATTCGCGAGGGCGTCGACCGCATCTTCAAGTGGAGCGGTCAGGCCCGCGACCACAAGCTCTACACCGATCTCTGCGACGCGGGCTTCAAGATCGCCGCGGACATCGCCTGTTTCGAATCGCACCACCTCAACCACCTCACCCCCAACACGCTGTGCATGGATCTCTACACCGCCGCGATGAAATATTGCCTGGGCGAGCTCGACGAGGCGGCGATGAGCGCCCGCGCCACGATCACTTTGGCGCGGCTCGAGCGCGCCGCCGACCGCGACTGGTTGCGCCTGCACTTCAAGCATCTCAGTCACGCCGAGATCGATTCCTATCCGAGCGAACGGGCGCAGGCCGGCGAGCTGGAGCGGCTGGCCCGGGCGCTGGTCGCGGCATTGGCATCCACCCGCACCGCCGTGGCGAAGCTCAATCACTCCGGCTTCAGCGAATGCACCGAGGGTCCGCCACAGGACACGCCGGTCCTGCTTCGGCAGGATTCCTACAAGGCGCTCACCGAACCCGTCCGTTTCCGCGAGGCCGACGGATCTTTCGTCGATGCGGTCCACACCGCGCGCTTCGGCGAGATCGAGGAACGCTTCTACGCCACCACGCCGGCGGGACGCGAGCTCTACGACCGCTGCCTGGCCCAGGCCGATGCTGAGTGCGACAAGGATCCTTCGCTTTCACAGAGAGACTTCGCCGCCTACGAGGCGCTCTACGCGAAGCCCTTTGCGCCCTTTCCAAAGACGCTGCCCGGGCTCCTGGAGCAGGGGCTGGTGTACGGTCTCTATGCGGCGACTCCGAAAGGAATTGCCGCGAAGGGAAGCATCGCCTCCATCGAGATCCGCGACTTGGTGCGGCAGGGTTTCGCCCAGGTCGAAGGACTCCGCTACGAGGATTTCCTTCCGGTGAGTGCGGCCGGCATTTTCGCGAGCAACCTGAACCAGCAGGGCACCAAGACCACCGCGCGCAAGAAGCCGCTTTACACGCAGGCCATGTTTGAGAAAGTGCTCGGCAAGCCCGTCATTGACACGGACGCGACCTACCGGGCCATGCAGGACGCGTCGCTGCTGGAAACCTTCGCGCAACTTGGCCTCGTCGACCGGCTTGACCGAGGTCACTTGACCAGGCTCAATGCCACGGCTTCCGCAACCTTGATGCCATCGATGGCTGCCGACAAGATTCCGCCCGCGTAGCCTGCGCCTTCGCCGGCGGGGAAAAGTCCGCGCGTGCTGAGGCTCTGGAAAGTATCGTCGTCTCGCGTGATGCGGATCGGCGACGAGGTGCGCGACTCGACGGCGGTCAGTACCGCGTCGGGCAGGTCGAATCCCCTGAGTTGCCTGGCGAATTCGGGAATGGCCTCGCGGATCGCCTCGATGGCGAACTCCGGAAGCGCCGTCGACAAGTCGCACAGATGCACGCCCGGGGTGTACGAGGGCAGCACCGCGCCGAAGGCCGTCGACGGCCGCTTCGCGAGGAAGTCGCCGATGAGCTGCCCCGGCGCCTGGTAATTCTTGCCGCCCAGCTCGAAGGCCCGCGCTTCCCAGCGGCGCTGGAACTCGATGCCGGCAAGCGGGCCGTCCGGGTAGTCCTTCTCCGGCGAGATGCCGACCACGATGCCGGCGTTGGCGTTGCGCTCATTGCGCGAATACTGGCTCATGCCGTTGGTGACCACGCAGCCGACTTCCGAAGTCGCGGCCACCACCGTGCCGCCGGGGCACATGCAGAAGGAATAGACCGAGCGGCCGTTCTTCGCGTGGTGGACCAGCTTGTAGTCCGCCGCGCCGAGCAGGGCGTTCTCGGCGTTGGGGCCGAAGCGGGCGCGGTTGATCAGCGATTGCGGGTGCTCTACGCGAAACCCGATCGAGAAGGGCTTGGGCTCGATGTGCACGCCGTTCTTCAGAAGCATGGCGAAGGTGTCGCGGGCGCTGTGACCGACCGCAAGCACGATGTGGTCGCTCGCGATGCGCTCGCCGCCGGCCAGCACCACGCCGCGCACGCGCCCGGTTTTCGCACCCGTTGAACCGCCGCTCGTGTCCGGCTCGATCTCGATGTCATCGACGCGGCAGCCGAAGCGGATCTCGCCGCCGAGGGCGGTGATCTTGGCCCGCATCTTCTCGACCATGCTCACCAGGCGGAAGGTGCCGATGTGCGGCTTGCTTACGTACATGATCTCGGGCGGCGCGCCCGCCTGCACGAACTCGTCGAGCACCTTGCGGCCATAGTGCTTTGGGTCCTTGATCTGGCTGTAGAGCTTGCCGTCGGAGAACGTTCCGGCGCCGCCCTCGCCGAACTGCGTGTTGGACTCGGGGTCGAGCACGCCTTCCTGCCACATGCGGAAGGTGTCCTTGGTCCGGTCGCGCACCGCCTTGCCGCGCTCCAGTATCAGCGGGCAAAACCCCGACTGCGCCAGGATCAGCCCTGCGAAGAGTCCCGCCGGCCCCATGCCGATCACGATTGGCCGTGGCGGCAATGTCTGGGAAGCCGTCGACACTTTCGACGACGGCTTCTTCGTCGACGAAATTTGCGCCGGCGTCGCACCCATCGGCTCCGCCTTGGCCACGAACTTGTAGCTCATGTCCGGCGCGGGTCCGAGGCGGCGGTCGGTTTTGAGCCGCGCCAGCACCTTCTCCTCGTGGCGCACCTCCATGTCGATCGTGTAGACGAAGAGGATCGATTTCAATTTGCGAGCGTCGATGCCGCGGCGGAAAACCTCAAAGCGAACCAGGTCGTCGGAGCCGACGCCGAGCCGCTTCAGGATCGCGGGGCGCAGCGCCTCCTCCGGGTGCTCCAGCGGAAGGCAAAGATCGGTCATGCGCAACATGGGGTGCGGTCAATGTAGCGTGCGTGGAGATGCGCACATGGTTCAGGAATCCGCCCCTGTACACTTGCAGGCATGAGCGCTCAAACCACCCAGGAGTTCATCATGTCCCAGGTCGAAATACAGAAACTGGAAACTCAGATCGGCGAATTGTCCGCAAAGCTCGCGGCGCTGCGCAAGAATTCGCCGGGCGTGGAAATCAAGAACTACACGTTCAAGACGCAGAGCGGCGATGTCAGCCTCCTGGATCTTTTCGGCGGCCGCGATCAGCTGCTCGCCATCCACAACATGGGGCAGGGGTGCCGCTACTGCACGGTCTGGGCCGACGGCATCAACGCTTTTCTGCCTCACCTTGAAGATGCGATGTCCGTGGTGCTGCTCTCGAAGGACCCGCCCGATCTTCAGCGTCAGTTCGCCAACGCCCGCGGCTGGAGATTCCGTCTGGCCTCGCACGGCGGCACGGAGTACATGAGCGAACAGAATGTGGAAGAGCGCGGGAACAATTCGCCGGGCGCCGTTCTCTACGAAAAGAAAAATGGAAAAATATTCCGCAAGAACCGGAGCGCTTTTGGCCCGGGCGATCAGTTCTGCTCGCTCTGGCATTTGCTGAGCCTCGCCGGAATCGGCGAGAACGATTGGACGCCGCAGTACTCGTATTGGCAGCGGCCCCAGAAGCTGGATGATGGCGGCAACAATGTTAAGTAGTTGTCCAGTCGGAAAATCACGGCTTCGGTAGACTTTCCGCGCCATGCAAAGCACATCCAGTCACCTCGGCATGTCGCTGCTTTCAACCGCAGCGGCAATGCTTATCGCACTGTCCGCGCCAGCCCAGACGGTCAACGGCACGCCCGGTTCGCCCACCGCCACCGAAACGCTCGGCGGAAAGCAACTCCCGCCACCCGATCCAAAGTTTGGCGGCGTCATCAAGGAAAGGGCTTCGGAGTCGACACCCTGGTGGGCGCCGCGCATCGTTCCACCCAAAGGCGCGCCCAATGTGCTGCTCATCATGACCGACGACTGCGGCTTCGGCGCCCCCAGCACCTTCGGCGGTGTGGTTCCGACACCGGCACTGGACCGCATCTCAAAGAACGGACTGCGCTACACAAACTTCCATTCCACCTCGCTCTGCTCACCGACACGCGCGGCCTTGATCACGGGCCGTAACCACCATGTGAACGGCTTCGGAGTCGTAGGGGAAATTGCCACGGGGTATCCCGGCTACGACTCGGTCATCTTGGGAGCCAACGGCACCATCGGCACGATCCTGAAGGAGAACGGATACGCAACCTCGTGGTTCGGCAAGGACCACAACACGCCCTTCTACCAGGCGACCCAGGCCGGGCCCTTCAACCAGTGGCCGGTTGGCATGGGCTTCGAGTATTTCTACGGATTCATCGGCGGCGATGCCAGCCAGTGGCAGCCGAATCTCTTCCGCAACACGACGGCCATCTATCCCTTCCAAGGCAAGCCGTCGGGAACATGGAACCTGACCACGGCCATGTCCGACGAGGCGATCCAATACATGAAGCAGCTCAAGGAGATTGCCCCGGGCAAACCCTGGCTCGTCTATTTCGTCCCGGGCGGCACGCATGCGCCGCATCATCCGACCGAAGAGTGGATCAAGAAGATCAGCGACATGCATCTCTTCGACGGCGGCTGGAACAAGCTGCGAGAAACCACCTTCGCCAACCAGAAGCGCCTGGGCATCATGCCCGCGAACGCGCAGCTCACTCCCTGGCCGGATGGGCAGGCCGAGTACGGCGGCGCCAAGCTGCCGCAGTGGGACTCGCTCGACTGGGAGGCAAAGAAGCTCTTCATCCGGCAGATGGACGTGTACGCCGCTTATCTCGCCTACACCGACCACGAGGTCGGCCGCGTCATCCAGGCGGTCGAGGATCTCGGCGAGCTGGACAACACGCTGATCATCTACATCAGCGGCGACAACGGCGCCAGCGCCGAAGGCATGGTCAACGGCACTCCGAACGAGTTCACCACCTTCAATGGCGTTTCCGTGCCGATCAAGGCCCAGTTCCTCTGGTATCCCTTCTGGGGATCGGACAAGACTTTCCCGCACTATTCCGCCGGGTGGGCTTGGGCCCTGGGAGCTCCCTTCAAATGGATGAAGCAGGTGGCCTCCCATTACGGCGGGACGGCGCAGGGCATGGCCATCTCGTGGCCCGGGCACATCAACGATGTGGGCGGCATCCGCAACCAGTTCCATCATGTCATCGACATCGCCCCGACCATTCTTGAGGCGGCCGGCATTCCGTTGCCGGGCACGATCAACGGCATTCCGCAGCGGCCCATGGATGGCGTGAGCATGAGTTACACATGGGAGAAGGCGAACGCCGACGCCCCCTCCCGGCGCACCACGCAATACTTCGAGATGCTCGGCAACCGCGCCATCTATCACGAAGGATGGATGGCCTGCACGACCCCGGCGACGCGACCGTGGGAACTCAGCAGCGAGACGCCGCCCGATGTGATCACCGGCTACAAGTGGGAGCTCTACAACGTCGCCCAGGATCCCACCGAATCCAACGATCTGGCGGCCACAATGCCGGACAAGCTCAAGCAGATGCAGAACTTGTTCTATGCCGAGGCCGCAAAGCACAACGTGCTTCCGCTGGACAACACGACGCTGGCGCGATGGAACACGCCGAGGCCGAACCTCACGGGCGGTCGGACGGAATTCACCTACTCGGGCGAACTGACCGGCGTGCCCAACAGCGGCGCTCCGAACATCATGAACAAGTCCTACACCATCACCGCCGAGGTCACGATCCCGGAAGGAGGCGCGGAAGGCATGATCGTCACCGACGGCGGCCGATTCGGCGGCTACGGCTTGTTCCTGAGCCGCAGCTTCAACTGGTGGTTCATGGCCGACCTCTTCCGAAACGCGGGTCTTGGATGCCTGGCCTTCGGTCTCTTGCTGACCTGGCGCGGACGAACCAAAAAATGGTCGCGCCTGAAAATGGGAGTGAGCCACATCATCGTGTGGTCCGCCGCGCTACTGGTGGTCGCGGTGTTCGCCACCCGCGTGTTGGACTTCGACCGGGGCAGGCCGGTGTTCCTCTACAACCTGCTCAACCTCAAGCGCACGGTGTGGGCCGGGCCCGCGCTGGGTGCCGGCAAGCACACCATTGTCTTCGACTACAAGGTCGACGAACCTGGCCTGGGCAAGAGCGGAAAGGGCGTGCTCATGGTGGACGGCAAGGAAGTGGCCCGAAATTCCATGGAGCATGGCACCCCGATCACATTCCCCGAGGATGAAACCTTCGATGTCGGCAGCGACACACGCACCGGTGTGGCGATGCTGCAGTATCGTTACGAAGTTCCATTCAAATTCACGGGCACGATCGACAAGCTGACCTTCAAACTCCAGCCGGATCCCCAGGCTGCGCCCGAGTCCAAGGCCGAACTGGGGCCTACGGCTGCACCGGAACCGGATCCGATCGACGAATCGAAGACTTAGTGGTGCAGACATCATCGGTAGCCCCAAAGGACAGGAAATTGACATGATGAAGAAAGTGCCAATCCTTGCGGCCTTGGCTGAAATCGCCACGGGCCTCGCGTTGATGATCGTTCCCGCGCTCGTCGGGAAGTGGTTGTTCGGCGCGGAACTGACCGGGGTCTCCATTCCGGTGGCGCGAGTGACCGGCATCGCATTGATCGCATTGGGTGTCGGGTGCCTGCCCGGCAGGACGGCGCTCTGCGGCATGACGACCTACAACGCGCTTGCCACGGTGTACTTTCTGTATCTGGGCATCAGCGGAGAATGGGTCGGACCACTGTTGTGGCCGGTGGCGGCGCTCCACGCCGCGCTCGCCGTCGGATGCATCGCCTGCCTGCGGCCAAAATGTAGGATCTCGCCATGATGACCTCCCATCGTCTCGCGCTCGTTGT contains:
- a CDS encoding DUF1338 family protein yields the protein MPAAFADKIQMQNRLFAELSAMFGREVPLYDRSLAVNRECNATVGALLARRHPGFALSPEQMSKTSGERHGAIRIGRPDELRWITRFFAAFAMEPHNFYDMTNLGAKSQPILATAFRSPARPEHRVFTSLLMTDLFDDATRERIESLLSTRNVFSQRAKDLVERNERQGGLSEADGDALIREGVDRIFKWSGQARDHKLYTDLCDAGFKIAADIACFESHHLNHLTPNTLCMDLYTAAMKYCLGELDEAAMSARATITLARLERAADRDWLRLHFKHLSHAEIDSYPSERAQAGELERLARALVAALASTRTAVAKLNHSGFSECTEGPPQDTPVLLRQDSYKALTEPVRFREADGSFVDAVHTARFGEIEERFYATTPAGRELYDRCLAQADAECDKDPSLSQRDFAAYEALYAKPFAPFPKTLPGLLEQGLVYGLYAATPKGIAAKGSIASIEIRDLVRQGFAQVEGLRYEDFLPVSAAGIFASNLNQQGTKTTARKKPLYTQAMFEKVLGKPVIDTDATYRAMQDASLLETFAQLGLVDRLDRGHLTRLNATASATLMPSMAADKIPPA
- a CDS encoding HutD family protein, which encodes MPILPASSSRRVAWKNGRGSTLEIASDAESAGGEWTWRLSIAEVPERAAFSHFPGVDRLIGRLHGEGLTIERVGTPQVVPGAGAALAFAGEEDVVGVPTGAGVRDVNLMVQRDRWRGTMEVLREGSRVADGPVVLVHAAHGSAAINARQEPTLKVIHVGQTLVSHGFVEVAGAEGAVIVVCELTFP
- a CDS encoding DUF899 family protein, which translates into the protein MMSQVEIQKLETQIGELSAKLAALRKNSPGVEIKNYTFKTQSGDVSLLDLFGGRDQLLAIHNMGQGCRYCTVWADGINAFLPHLEDAMSVVLLSKDPPDLQRQFANARGWRFRLASHGGTEYMSEQNVEERGNNSPGAVLYEKKNGKIFRKNRSAFGPGDQFCSLWHLLSLAGIGENDWTPQYSYWQRPQKLDDGGNNVK
- a CDS encoding carbonic anhydrase, whose product is MSDLENLFKNNRTWAANMERERPGFFTGLTAQQNPKYLWIGCSDSRVPANEIIGLLPGEVFVHRNVANLVVHSDLNCLSVLDFAVRVLQVEHIIVCGHYGCGGVFASMSPPEGSIVDHWIRHVRDIAKFFREEIEQEPTQDAQYRKLCELNVAVQVTHVRESPVMKTAGSRGVKVHGWIYDVSDGLLRDLKPTVDSVGTYLDM
- a CDS encoding succinate dehydrogenase/fumarate reductase iron-sulfur subunit; this encodes MDPSRRVQFRIWRGDKNGGAFQNYEMNVSEGMVVLDCVHRIQAEQAPDLACRWNCKAGKCGSCSAEINGKPCLMCMTRMDTLPPDQVVTVEPMRSFPSIRDLVTDVSWNFRVKKKIKPFKPRKPDNADGSWTMFQEDIDRVQEFRKCIECFLCQDVCHVVRDHHKEEEFIGPRFLMYTAALEMHPLDTEDRLADLKDRDGIGYCNITKCCTKVCPEHIGITDNAIIPMKERVVDQFYDPLTRLFRMFKGK
- a CDS encoding NAD(P)/FAD-dependent oxidoreductase, with product MLRMTDLCLPLEHPEEALRPAILKRLGVGSDDLVRFEVFRRGIDARKLKSILFVYTIDMEVRHEEKVLARLKTDRRLGPAPDMSYKFVAKAEPMGATPAQISSTKKPSSKVSTASQTLPPRPIVIGMGPAGLFAGLILAQSGFCPLILERGKAVRDRTKDTFRMWQEGVLDPESNTQFGEGGAGTFSDGKLYSQIKDPKHYGRKVLDEFVQAGAPPEIMYVSKPHIGTFRLVSMVEKMRAKITALGGEIRFGCRVDDIEIEPDTSGGSTGAKTGRVRGVVLAGGERIASDHIVLAVGHSARDTFAMLLKNGVHIEPKPFSIGFRVEHPQSLINRARFGPNAENALLGAADYKLVHHAKNGRSVYSFCMCPGGTVVAATSEVGCVVTNGMSQYSRNERNANAGIVVGISPEKDYPDGPLAGIEFQRRWEARAFELGGKNYQAPGQLIGDFLAKRPSTAFGAVLPSYTPGVHLCDLSTALPEFAIEAIREAIPEFARQLRGFDLPDAVLTAVESRTSSPIRITRDDDTFQSLSTRGLFPAGEGAGYAGGILSAAIDGIKVAEAVALSLVK